A portion of the Oxynema aestuarii AP17 genome contains these proteins:
- a CDS encoding malic enzyme-like NAD(P)-binding protein: protein MVQLTPNSSFSVTIRLQLPNRAGSLARVTRAIGEVGGNIGQIDLIDQTRQCTTRDITVDAASTEHAEEIVQSVKNLEDIKVVNLYDRTFNLHRGGKIHIENKIPLKTQADLAMAYTPGVGRVCSAIAQDPDKVYNFTIKQNTVAIVTDGSAVLGLGNLGPAGALPVMEGKAMLFKAFAGVDAFPICLDTQNAEEIVETVKNIAPVFGGVNLEDISAPRCFEIEARLRQELDIPVFHDDQHGTAIVSLAALINALKLVKKAMGEIRIVMNGAGAAGVAVARLLRDGGARSIVMCDSKGIITGDRPNLTPEKREFAVEKGGTLAEAIVGADVFVGVSVPGVLTPEMVRSMAPDPIVFAMANPIPEIQPELVADDVAVIATGRSDYPNQINNVLAFPGIFRGALDCRAKSITQAMYLEAANAIAALVNPSELTPEYIIPSVFDKRVVTAVSAAVQQAARKEGIARS from the coding sequence ATGGTCCAACTGACTCCAAATTCCAGTTTTAGTGTTACGATTCGTTTGCAACTTCCCAATCGTGCGGGCAGCCTTGCCAGAGTTACCCGGGCGATCGGCGAAGTCGGCGGCAATATCGGCCAAATCGACCTGATCGACCAAACGCGGCAATGCACCACGCGGGATATCACCGTCGATGCGGCGAGTACGGAACACGCCGAAGAAATCGTTCAAAGTGTCAAAAACCTCGAAGACATTAAGGTCGTCAACCTTTACGATCGCACCTTCAACTTGCATCGAGGGGGCAAAATTCACATCGAAAACAAAATCCCCCTCAAGACTCAGGCGGATTTGGCGATGGCGTACACTCCCGGGGTCGGGCGCGTCTGTAGCGCGATCGCCCAAGATCCGGACAAAGTATACAACTTTACGATCAAACAAAACACGGTGGCGATCGTTACCGACGGTTCCGCCGTCCTCGGCTTGGGCAATTTAGGTCCGGCGGGAGCCCTTCCGGTCATGGAGGGCAAAGCCATGTTATTTAAAGCATTTGCCGGAGTTGATGCGTTCCCCATCTGTCTCGACACCCAAAATGCCGAGGAAATCGTCGAAACGGTCAAAAACATCGCCCCGGTCTTCGGCGGGGTCAATTTGGAAGATATCAGCGCCCCCCGTTGTTTCGAGATCGAAGCGCGTTTGCGCCAGGAGTTAGATATCCCGGTGTTTCACGACGACCAACACGGTACGGCGATCGTCTCTCTAGCGGCCCTGATTAACGCCCTCAAGCTGGTGAAAAAGGCGATGGGCGAGATCCGGATCGTCATGAACGGCGCCGGGGCGGCTGGGGTCGCCGTGGCCCGTCTCCTGCGCGACGGGGGCGCCCGGTCGATCGTCATGTGCGACTCGAAAGGGATTATCACGGGCGATCGGCCTAATTTGACCCCGGAAAAACGGGAATTTGCCGTGGAAAAAGGCGGAACCCTCGCCGAGGCGATCGTCGGCGCCGATGTTTTTGTCGGCGTCAGCGTTCCCGGCGTGCTCACCCCGGAGATGGTGCGATCGATGGCCCCGGACCCGATCGTCTTCGCCATGGCCAATCCGATCCCGGAAATTCAGCCGGAACTGGTCGCCGACGATGTCGCCGTCATTGCCACCGGACGCAGTGACTATCCCAACCAAATTAACAATGTGCTAGCGTTCCCCGGTATCTTTCGCGGCGCGTTAGACTGTCGCGCCAAGTCGATTACCCAAGCGATGTATCTCGAAGCGGCTAACGCGATCGCCGCCTTGGTCAACCCTTCCGAACTCACCCCGGAATACATCATCCCCTCGGTGTTCGATAAGCGCGTCGTGACTGCAGTCTCCGCCGCCGTCCAACAAGCCGCCCGCAAAGAAGGCATCGCCCGCAGTTAG
- a CDS encoding Uma2 family endonuclease, which produces MLNTVILNVENIGFTDAQFYQLCLDNQDLQLERTAKGELVIMPPVGGISGGREADLIGLLWVWNRQSQLGKVFSSNTLFRLPEGGDRSPDAAWVSLEKWEGLTEEEKAGFPPICPEFVIEVRSRSDSLKPLQEKMLEYLQSGLQLGWLIDPQNQQVEIYRPHTTVEVRSFPVSLSGESVLPGFTVELLE; this is translated from the coding sequence ATGTTAAATACAGTTATTCTGAATGTGGAGAATATCGGCTTCACCGACGCCCAATTTTATCAACTTTGTCTGGACAATCAAGATTTACAATTAGAACGAACTGCAAAAGGAGAATTAGTAATTATGCCCCCAGTCGGCGGCATCAGTGGGGGGCGAGAAGCGGATTTAATTGGCTTACTCTGGGTGTGGAATCGTCAAAGCCAACTCGGAAAAGTGTTTAGTTCAAATACCCTGTTTCGCTTACCCGAGGGAGGCGATCGCTCTCCCGATGCGGCGTGGGTTTCTCTGGAGAAATGGGAAGGATTAACGGAGGAAGAAAAAGCAGGATTTCCCCCGATTTGTCCCGAGTTTGTCATCGAAGTGCGATCGCGCAGTGACTCCCTTAAACCTCTCCAAGAGAAAATGCTGGAATATCTCCAGAGTGGTTTGCAATTAGGGTGGTTAATCGATCCTCAAAACCAACAGGTGGAAATTTACCGTCCCCATACGACGGTTGAGGTGCGATCGTTCCCCGTTTCCCTCTCTGGAGAATCGGTATTACCGGGATTTACGGTGGAGTTACTGGAGTAG
- a CDS encoding TIGR03986 family type III CRISPR-associated RAMP protein has product MTPKHIKQVPESRKAIAPYNFVELPDVVVEAEEIPPLNQYHSNRHTGRIECVLTTDSPLYIRCGMTPDNFAEFSGKDDDLSEDQKKQKRQIMADFFQYPTSQHPALAGSSLRGMLRTLVEIVGYGKLTKVSEQQRFFFRAVAAKSDDPLASPYKNLLKNVKAGYLVQRGYQWYVRPAKTVINNLSFIWVKEKSLTRTNVPDLIKMDRVQDYEPQYIPVSFEGSFTRNNRRFAENVSQNIEAYRDKGMLVTSGNMLESTDKPSSLNRKNHCIVFAPDLKADIIPIDENAIEDYCNTLTDFQKKPPFDKEKGVLKDGRAIFYCERSGKDGKVTRFGHSPNFRIAYIPKKRDRAASVLDFIPQNLRDPNQRDLAEAIFGFVRDKKQEENQAQAGRVFVGDAICQQSTNDDIWWTGNLEKSMTPLILASPKPTTFQHYLVQTTADKKELKHYGSEPEKETVIRGHKLYWHKGSAPSIQLSDNPDSKDDSKSQTTDIKPIKSGVSFNFTIHFENLSPVELGALLWILKLAANPKYRLSLGMGKPLGMGAVKITHELWLSDRVNRYSKLFQNNNWATGDNLATVEESEKCVNAFESHILKSLRGKGETAQKLEEVPRIKMLLAMLSFPGLSADTTRYMKIERDVNKPYIGKPKKGEKTVNEYQERPVLPTPLDVMQWPDDRTIDKPPPSKTNRSTSNSQQPTKKPKPILRSQQDKKKSKQAHLEGGHDNNLATQRPPKKPKK; this is encoded by the coding sequence ATGACACCCAAGCATATTAAACAAGTCCCAGAATCTCGAAAAGCGATCGCACCTTACAACTTTGTCGAATTGCCCGATGTGGTTGTAGAAGCAGAAGAGATTCCACCTTTGAATCAATACCACTCTAACCGACATACAGGCAGAATTGAATGCGTGCTAACCACAGATTCACCCTTATATATTCGCTGTGGCATGACTCCAGATAATTTTGCTGAATTTAGTGGAAAAGATGATGACTTAAGCGAGGACCAGAAAAAGCAGAAACGTCAGATAATGGCTGATTTTTTCCAATATCCTACCAGCCAACATCCTGCACTTGCAGGCAGTAGCTTACGAGGGATGTTGCGGACATTGGTGGAGATTGTGGGATATGGTAAATTGACGAAAGTTTCAGAACAGCAGCGTTTTTTCTTTCGGGCTGTTGCGGCTAAAAGTGACGATCCGTTAGCAAGTCCATACAAGAACTTGCTAAAAAATGTCAAAGCCGGATACTTGGTACAACGGGGATATCAATGGTATGTTCGTCCTGCTAAAACCGTTATCAATAATCTGTCTTTTATTTGGGTGAAAGAAAAATCCTTGACGCGCACTAATGTTCCCGATTTAATTAAAATGGATCGAGTCCAGGATTACGAACCGCAGTATATTCCTGTAAGTTTTGAAGGTAGCTTTACAAGAAATAATCGTAGATTTGCTGAAAATGTCAGTCAGAATATCGAGGCTTACCGTGATAAAGGTATGCTTGTCACCAGTGGTAATATGCTGGAAAGTACGGATAAGCCAAGCTCGCTGAATAGAAAAAACCACTGTATTGTTTTTGCTCCCGATCTAAAAGCCGATATAATTCCTATTGATGAAAATGCTATCGAGGATTATTGCAACACTCTGACTGATTTTCAGAAAAAGCCACCCTTTGATAAGGAAAAGGGTGTATTGAAAGATGGTCGTGCGATTTTTTACTGTGAACGTTCGGGAAAAGATGGAAAAGTGACGCGATTTGGACACAGCCCAAATTTCCGAATTGCTTATATCCCCAAAAAGCGCGATCGTGCCGCTTCCGTCCTTGATTTTATCCCCCAGAATTTAAGAGACCCAAATCAACGAGACTTAGCCGAGGCAATTTTCGGCTTTGTTCGGGATAAAAAACAAGAAGAAAACCAAGCTCAAGCTGGTCGTGTATTTGTCGGTGATGCCATTTGTCAGCAAAGTACCAACGATGATATCTGGTGGACTGGGAATTTAGAAAAATCGATGACTCCTCTGATTCTTGCTAGTCCAAAACCCACCACTTTTCAGCATTACTTAGTCCAAACGACTGCTGATAAAAAGGAACTCAAGCACTACGGTAGCGAACCAGAGAAAGAAACTGTGATTCGTGGTCATAAACTTTATTGGCATAAAGGAAGTGCGCCTTCAATTCAGCTATCTGATAATCCTGATAGTAAAGATGATTCCAAAAGTCAAACAACAGACATTAAACCGATAAAATCTGGTGTTTCCTTTAACTTTACTATCCACTTTGAAAATCTAAGTCCGGTAGAATTAGGAGCGCTGTTATGGATTCTCAAGTTAGCGGCGAATCCAAAATATCGGCTGTCTTTGGGCATGGGTAAACCCTTGGGTATGGGTGCAGTAAAAATTACCCATGAACTTTGGTTGTCCGATCGCGTTAACCGATATTCTAAATTATTCCAAAATAACAACTGGGCAACGGGTGATAATCTTGCTACTGTTGAAGAATCTGAAAAATGTGTGAATGCTTTTGAAAGCCACATTCTGAAATCTTTACGAGGAAAAGGGGAGACTGCCCAAAAATTGGAAGAAGTACCCCGGATTAAAATGCTACTAGCAATGCTGAGCTTTCCTGGTCTTTCCGCAGATACAACGCGATATATGAAAATTGAACGGGATGTGAATAAGCCCTATATTGGCAAGCCTAAAAAGGGAGAGAAAACTGTCAATGAATATCAAGAACGTCCGGTGTTACCGACGCCACTTGACGTCATGCAATGGCCAGACGATCGAACGATCGATAAACCACCTCCATCCAAAACAAATAGATCTACATCCAACAGTCAACAACCAACAAAGAAGCCAAAACCAATATTACGATCGCAACAAGATAAAAAGAAATCTAAACAAGCACACCTAGAAGGTGGCCATGATAATAACTTAGCAACTCAGAGACCCCCAAAAAAACCAAAAAAGTAA
- the csx19 gene encoding type III-D CRISPR-associated protein Csx19, protein MSKQSCQHLDVDSIIDSQSLISWLKQKANEFHLKYLLAHAEDGVIWGYFQDDKLNIAHSIFPEVLEFPELRLLTLQQCRVFGEPGEILLWQTDKGLKARLIQDDDNTEKLPDEVQIILGTQGTEKDGFTLLSDGQQGLKHAVPLTGIQFDHKEKTQHRPVRLLVRHYIDYNNNTGVARIFLSRLVSLTSQPEKSEVTK, encoded by the coding sequence ATGAGTAAACAATCATGTCAGCATCTTGATGTTGATAGTATTATCGATTCTCAAAGCTTGATTTCTTGGTTAAAGCAAAAGGCCAATGAATTTCACCTAAAATATCTTCTAGCTCATGCAGAGGATGGCGTGATTTGGGGATATTTTCAGGATGATAAATTAAATATTGCTCACAGTATCTTTCCTGAAGTTCTAGAATTCCCGGAACTGCGCTTATTGACCCTTCAGCAATGCCGAGTTTTTGGCGAACCAGGAGAAATCTTACTCTGGCAAACGGATAAAGGATTAAAAGCTCGTTTGATACAAGATGATGATAATACAGAAAAATTACCAGATGAAGTACAAATTATACTGGGAACCCAAGGCACAGAAAAAGATGGCTTTACTCTTTTATCCGACGGACAACAAGGACTAAAACACGCGGTTCCTTTAACTGGGATTCAGTTTGACCATAAGGAGAAAACACAACATCGTCCAGTTCGCTTACTTGTCCGTCATTACATTGACTACAACAACAATACAGGAGTTGCCCGAATTTTCCTCAGCCGTCTAGTTTCGCTTACATCACAACCAGAAAAATCAGAGGTGACAAAATGA
- a CDS encoding RAMP superfamily CRISPR-associated protein, which produces MTLERIKRYQREIIKRLIIRGILVLDTPTCLGSGNSDADNPTDLMLLRDSISDRALLTGASIAGALRNYLHEYEHGYEQEETKDSLATVLFGGIRSQDDGDQSSIIIGDALSISPSPTIELRDGVKIDSKTGTAEKGAKYDLELLAAGTEFPLYFEVVICEKDDRAKLIKALGLALQGLEKGEIGFGIKKRRGFGRCHVKAWQTWRFDLRKDDERLQWLMFDHESTKLSETETTYQSIFEALGVKLDDEDRRDRFLLKATFKLASPLLIRSSSGFNEISPDVVHLRSHRPNETNNKLESVPILSGTSLAGVLWHRAERIINTLGKSQDIIKELFGVVDEKTKEAKASRLIVSESTIKNTRDLVQNRIAIDRFTGGAYHGALFDEQILCGSDETLLTLELELRKPSEPEIGLLLLLLKDLWTSDLPVGGGSSIGRGRLQGIHAEMTWHHSGKNQPTWTICQDKHGKLEVSDAKQLGKFVTEFVQGKAA; this is translated from the coding sequence ATGACTTTAGAACGAATCAAACGTTATCAACGAGAAATTATTAAACGACTGATTATCCGGGGTATTTTAGTCTTGGATACACCCACTTGCTTGGGCAGTGGCAATAGTGATGCCGATAATCCTACTGACTTAATGTTACTGAGAGATAGTATCAGCGATCGCGCTCTTTTAACTGGTGCGTCCATTGCTGGTGCTTTACGAAACTACCTACATGAATATGAGCATGGTTATGAACAAGAAGAAACCAAAGACAGTTTAGCAACTGTCCTCTTTGGTGGAATTCGCAGTCAAGATGATGGCGACCAAAGTTCAATTATAATTGGAGATGCTTTAAGCATTAGTCCATCACCGACGATTGAACTGCGAGATGGCGTGAAAATCGATAGTAAAACAGGGACGGCAGAGAAAGGAGCAAAATACGATCTAGAACTGTTGGCAGCAGGAACAGAATTTCCCCTGTATTTTGAGGTGGTTATTTGTGAAAAAGATGATCGAGCAAAGCTAATCAAAGCCTTGGGTTTAGCACTGCAAGGATTGGAAAAAGGGGAGATAGGTTTCGGCATCAAAAAAAGACGCGGGTTTGGTCGCTGTCATGTTAAAGCATGGCAAACATGGCGGTTTGATCTTCGCAAAGATGATGAACGCTTGCAGTGGTTAATGTTTGACCATGAGTCCACAAAGTTATCCGAAACAGAGACAACTTATCAATCAATTTTTGAGGCTCTTGGTGTTAAACTAGATGATGAAGATCGGCGCGATCGCTTTTTGCTCAAAGCAACTTTTAAATTAGCCAGTCCGTTGCTTATTCGTTCTAGCTCGGGATTTAATGAAATCAGTCCTGATGTGGTACATTTGCGATCGCACCGACCCAACGAAACTAACAACAAACTCGAATCTGTGCCTATTTTATCGGGCACCAGTTTAGCGGGAGTTCTTTGGCATCGTGCCGAGCGAATCATTAACACATTAGGAAAAAGTCAGGATATTATCAAAGAACTATTTGGTGTAGTTGATGAGAAGACAAAAGAAGCAAAAGCCAGTCGTCTAATTGTCAGCGAAAGCACCATCAAAAATACCAGAGATTTAGTACAAAACAGAATTGCGATCGATCGCTTTACCGGAGGTGCTTACCACGGGGCTTTATTCGACGAACAAATATTATGTGGCAGCGATGAAACCCTCCTAACTTTGGAATTGGAGTTACGCAAACCTAGTGAACCAGAAATCGGCTTACTTTTGCTATTACTAAAAGACTTATGGACAAGCGATTTACCCGTCGGTGGGGGTAGCAGTATTGGACGCGGACGTTTACAGGGAATTCACGCTGAAATGACATGGCATCATTCAGGCAAAAACCAGCCAACCTGGACAATTTGCCAAGATAAACATGGAAAACTTGAAGTCAGCGATGCGAAACAGCTAGGAAAATTTGTCACCGAATTCGTGCAAGGAAAAGCAGCATGA
- a CDS encoding RAMP superfamily CRISPR-associated protein has translation MKVITFVLETQQPVLATSFQGDPNSDVSYPFIPGSMIRGALIGRYLQRHGLQDTDILTDETVRRLFFDGKTRYLNAYFYKEQQRTLPLPHSWKKEKNDELSKDKSDIEVYDLSLYKKELKSPKPVGEYFWAKDGSDGILYTVNRRINIHNMRDRRKGRSLNDKRDPKTDEVTETRDGAIFCYDALDAGQNFQAVILCENNDVEIIKSLLTPENIWLGGSRSAGYGHTKIQEISTPENWDEVGISPEEKLKNRETFTVTLLSDLILRDEWGQYVAMPPTELLFEALGFPLKLESCYTKSTLIGGFNRKWGLPLPQVPAVSAGSVFIYDKIDGITADLIRTLEAEGIGERRAEGFGRIAINWLNESSFYVKLPDDEDNSKDSPRLDNEYSRQLAKQMAERLLRQHLDTKLLDKVGRTKLSPNAMTNSQVSRLLLAAREALSMNSRQPIDALLANLTKNSMSQFKRTWIDGVFLPEKLQQWLDNPVKIWKNDIKSVSIADVTVELRQELALEYTLRLIMAVAKQAMKEKD, from the coding sequence ATGAAAGTGATTACCTTCGTGTTAGAAACTCAACAGCCCGTTTTAGCAACTTCGTTTCAGGGAGATCCGAATAGTGATGTTTCTTATCCGTTTATTCCTGGCAGCATGATCCGAGGGGCATTAATCGGACGTTATTTGCAGCGTCATGGACTGCAAGATACTGATATTTTGACCGATGAAACGGTGAGACGTTTGTTTTTTGATGGCAAGACTCGCTATCTAAATGCCTATTTTTACAAAGAACAACAACGGACTTTGCCGTTGCCCCATTCTTGGAAAAAGGAAAAGAATGATGAACTATCAAAAGACAAATCAGATATAGAGGTTTACGATCTTAGTCTTTATAAAAAAGAGTTAAAATCTCCCAAACCTGTTGGCGAATATTTTTGGGCAAAAGACGGTTCAGATGGAATTCTCTATACGGTCAATCGACGGATTAATATTCATAATATGCGCGATCGCCGTAAAGGGCGTTCTCTAAATGATAAGCGCGATCCAAAAACTGATGAAGTTACCGAAACGCGAGATGGGGCAATTTTTTGCTATGACGCTTTAGATGCTGGTCAGAATTTTCAAGCCGTTATCCTGTGCGAAAACAATGATGTAGAAATCATCAAAAGCTTGCTCACCCCAGAAAATATCTGGTTAGGGGGTTCTCGAAGCGCAGGCTATGGACATACTAAAATTCAAGAAATTTCTACCCCAGAAAATTGGGATGAAGTAGGAATTTCACCAGAAGAAAAACTTAAAAATCGAGAAACTTTTACAGTAACTCTTCTCAGCGATTTAATTCTGCGCGATGAATGGGGTCAATATGTAGCCATGCCCCCCACTGAATTGCTTTTTGAAGCTTTAGGCTTTCCCCTCAAACTGGAAAGTTGCTATACGAAATCTACCCTAATTGGCGGTTTTAACCGAAAATGGGGATTGCCTTTGCCGCAAGTGCCAGCCGTATCAGCAGGAAGTGTTTTTATTTATGACAAGATTGATGGAATAACTGCCGATCTCATTCGCACTTTAGAAGCGGAAGGAATTGGAGAAAGAAGAGCAGAAGGATTTGGCCGCATTGCGATTAATTGGCTAAATGAATCTAGCTTTTATGTCAAATTACCCGACGATGAGGATAACAGTAAAGATTCTCCTCGACTGGACAATGAATATTCACGTCAATTGGCGAAACAAATGGCAGAAAGATTATTACGCCAACATCTAGACACAAAGCTATTAGATAAAGTTGGACGCACAAAGTTATCTCCTAATGCCATGACAAATAGCCAGGTTTCTCGACTACTGTTAGCTGCAAGGGAAGCCCTATCTATGAATAGTCGCCAACCGATTGATGCTTTACTGGCAAATCTTACGAAAAATTCTATGAGTCAGTTTAAGCGGACTTGGATAGATGGTGTATTTTTACCCGAAAAATTACAACAATGGCTAGATAACCCGGTTAAAATTTGGAAAAATGATATTAAATCTGTCAGCATTGCCGATGTCACGGTAGAACTGCGTCAAGAATTGGCATTGGAATATACTTTGCGATTGATTATGGCGGTTGCTAAACAAGCCATGAAGGAGAAAGATTAA
- a CDS encoding RAMP superfamily CRISPR-associated protein has product MSIYHLKIKLLSDTTFGRGDGVAGLLDQEVEYDPNGFPYLRGRTLKGLLSEECDNLVAVLPDATRKHWQQIAADLFGNPGSTLETVGKIHVGDACLPGDLREAVAQQLLKPKNDLKLKPINILESLTTIRRQTAINSKEGTPDEHSLRSARVIIRDLEFTAPLYFHTSPTDEMLSLLVAGTWALRRVGSGRNRGRGHVHCRLFNQGQEIGQDYLQRFGKMEIQAR; this is encoded by the coding sequence ATGAGCATCTATCATCTAAAAATCAAGCTATTAAGTGATACTACCTTTGGACGTGGCGATGGGGTAGCAGGTCTTCTCGACCAAGAAGTAGAATATGACCCCAATGGATTTCCTTACTTGCGAGGACGGACTCTGAAAGGGTTATTAAGTGAAGAGTGCGATAATTTAGTGGCAGTTTTACCCGATGCAACTCGCAAACATTGGCAACAGATAGCAGCAGATTTATTCGGTAATCCCGGTAGTACCCTGGAAACCGTGGGCAAAATCCACGTTGGAGATGCTTGTTTGCCAGGAGATTTACGAGAAGCGGTGGCACAACAGCTTCTGAAACCAAAGAACGATTTAAAGCTAAAGCCGATTAATATCCTAGAGTCTCTGACGACAATTCGCCGTCAAACTGCGATTAATTCAAAAGAAGGGACGCCTGATGAACATAGTTTACGTTCTGCCAGAGTAATTATCCGTGACCTTGAGTTTACTGCCCCTCTGTATTTTCATACTTCACCAACGGATGAAATGTTGTCGCTTTTAGTAGCAGGAACTTGGGCATTACGGCGCGTCGGCAGTGGGCGAAACCGAGGGCGCGGTCATGTACATTGCAGACTTTTTAACCAAGGTCAAGAAATTGGTCAAGATTATTTACAACGCTTTGGAAAAATGGAGATACAAGCGCGATGA
- a CDS encoding Cas10/Cmr2 second palm domain-containing protein, translating into MRNCVVTVLDTTGIQSYIFGSNRLRENIGGSYLVDRATDEWAKWALRELGQKLNQTIHIYDPDRPADRPYIEDGELAAELVYAGGGNTVLLFQSLDIAKQFTRILSKRILADAPGINLVAAHQPFDWDNESLCKVIQDLIKNQLDRQKRERISSSPLLGLGITAACQSTQLVAVDMSDNHGCPMPYLVSGEIVAKLDAVKAANDKLDDTLFDRKLPKKYKIALDFDDFGRSFGENSYLAIVHADGNNMGDRFQEHGKKAKSNRDYITAMRELSDSVRRAGLTALKEVANAVVNSIDSDDKVKGKFTIKDKKYLPFRPLVYGGDDVTFVCDGRLGLELAAIYLNSFKDQPAADGKPLSACAGICVVKAHYPFARAYELSEQLCKSAKKFVREQKEEWGDEDLSALDWHLAASGLFGSIGEIRQREYQVTEGDLTMRPVLLEHDYQWRNWPNFSSLIQTFNKNEDWKGRRNKVIALREKLREGSQATIQFLKAYSIKNLPQIQEAADEVQDCGWTEGHCGYFDAIEAMEFYISLNEEKSNEHLSSKNQAIK; encoded by the coding sequence ATGAGGAATTGTGTTGTCACCGTCCTGGACACCACAGGAATTCAATCTTATATTTTTGGCAGTAACCGATTACGCGAAAATATTGGCGGATCTTATTTAGTCGATCGAGCAACTGATGAATGGGCAAAATGGGCGTTACGAGAATTGGGACAGAAACTTAATCAAACCATTCATATTTACGATCCAGATCGACCAGCAGATCGACCTTATATCGAAGATGGAGAACTGGCCGCAGAATTAGTCTATGCGGGTGGCGGCAATACGGTGTTGCTATTTCAATCTCTGGATATTGCTAAACAGTTTACCCGGATTTTGAGTAAGCGAATTTTAGCTGATGCACCGGGTATTAATCTGGTGGCAGCACATCAGCCATTTGATTGGGATAATGAATCACTTTGTAAAGTGATTCAAGACCTGATAAAAAATCAGTTGGATCGACAAAAAAGAGAAAGAATTTCCTCATCCCCTTTATTGGGTTTGGGTATCACCGCAGCTTGTCAATCAACTCAGTTAGTGGCGGTGGATATGAGCGATAATCACGGCTGTCCTATGCCCTATTTAGTTTCTGGTGAAATTGTGGCTAAACTCGATGCAGTAAAAGCCGCCAACGACAAGCTAGATGACACATTATTCGATCGCAAACTTCCTAAAAAGTACAAAATTGCTTTAGACTTCGATGATTTTGGGCGATCGTTTGGGGAAAATAGCTATTTGGCGATCGTTCATGCGGATGGAAATAATATGGGCGATCGCTTTCAAGAGCATGGCAAAAAAGCTAAATCAAATCGGGATTACATCACTGCGATGCGCGAACTTTCTGATTCTGTCCGTCGCGCAGGATTAACTGCCTTAAAAGAAGTCGCCAATGCAGTAGTGAATTCTATTGACAGCGACGACAAGGTAAAAGGAAAATTTACCATCAAAGATAAAAAATACTTGCCTTTTCGTCCTTTAGTTTATGGGGGTGATGATGTCACCTTTGTTTGTGATGGACGCTTGGGATTAGAATTAGCGGCAATTTATCTCAATTCTTTTAAAGATCAGCCAGCAGCAGATGGTAAACCATTATCCGCTTGTGCCGGGATTTGTGTGGTCAAAGCGCACTATCCTTTTGCCAGGGCTTATGAACTCAGCGAACAATTATGTAAGAGTGCCAAAAAATTTGTTCGAGAACAGAAAGAAGAATGGGGAGACGAAGATTTATCTGCTCTTGATTGGCATTTGGCAGCCAGTGGTTTATTTGGTTCTATTGGGGAAATTCGCCAGCGCGAGTACCAGGTGACAGAAGGCGACCTAACGATGCGTCCTGTTTTATTAGAACATGATTATCAATGGCGAAACTGGCCTAATTTTAGCAGCCTTATTCAAACTTTTAATAAAAATGAGGATTGGAAAGGTCGGCGAAATAAAGTGATTGCCTTACGAGAAAAGTTACGCGAAGGCAGCCAAGCAACTATCCAGTTTCTCAAAGCTTACAGTATCAAGAATTTGCCACAAATTCAAGAAGCTGCTGATGAGGTACAAGATTGTGGCTGGACTGAGGGACATTGTGGTTATTTTGATGCGATCGAAGCAATGGAATTTTATATCTCATTGAACGAGGAAAAATCTAATGAGCATCTATCATCTAAAAATCAAGCTATTAAGTGA